From one Mycobacterium colombiense CECT 3035 genomic stretch:
- the efp gene encoding elongation factor P — protein MASTADFKNGLVLVIDGQLWQIVEFQHVKPGKGPAFVRTKLKNVLSGKVVDKTYNAGVKVETATVDRRDATYLYRDGSDFVFMDSEDYEQHPLSESLVGDSARFLLEGLPVQVAFHNGAPLYLELPVSVEMEVTHTEPGLQGDRSSAGTKPATVETGAEIQVPLFINTGDKLKVDTRDGSYLGRVNA, from the coding sequence GTGGCAAGCACTGCCGATTTCAAGAACGGACTGGTGCTGGTGATCGACGGCCAGCTGTGGCAGATCGTCGAGTTCCAGCACGTCAAACCGGGCAAGGGCCCGGCCTTCGTGCGGACCAAGCTTAAGAACGTGCTCTCCGGCAAGGTCGTCGACAAGACGTACAACGCCGGCGTGAAGGTGGAGACCGCCACCGTCGACCGGCGCGATGCCACGTACCTGTACCGCGACGGCTCGGACTTCGTGTTCATGGACAGCGAGGACTACGAGCAGCACCCGCTGTCCGAGTCGCTGGTCGGCGATTCCGCGCGGTTCCTGCTGGAGGGCCTGCCGGTGCAGGTGGCGTTCCACAACGGCGCCCCGCTGTACCTCGAGCTGCCCGTGTCGGTGGAGATGGAGGTCACGCACACGGAGCCGGGCCTGCAGGGCGACCGGTCCAGCGCTGGCACCAAGCCCGCCACCGTGGAGACCGGTGCCGAGATCCAGGTGCCGCTGTTCATCAACACCGGAGACAAGCTGAAGGTCGACACGCGCGACGGCAGCTACCTGGGGCGCGTCAACGCGTGA
- the nusB gene encoding transcription antitermination factor NusB: protein MSRPVRGRHQARKRAVDLLFEAEARGLSPAEVVDVRTGLAETNPEVAPLQPYTAAAARGVGEHAAHIDDLISSHLQGWTLDRLPAVDRAILRVAVWELLYADDVPEPVAVDEAVQLAKELSTDDSPGFVNGVLGHVMLVTPQIRAAAQAVRGAVGSDTTPEDHGPQP, encoded by the coding sequence GTGAGCAGACCCGTGCGGGGACGCCACCAGGCCCGCAAGCGCGCCGTCGACCTGTTGTTCGAGGCCGAGGCCCGCGGGCTGAGCCCGGCGGAGGTCGTCGACGTCCGCACCGGGCTCGCCGAGACGAACCCCGAAGTCGCGCCCCTGCAGCCGTATACGGCCGCGGCGGCCCGGGGCGTCGGCGAACACGCCGCGCACATCGATGACCTGATCAGCTCGCATCTGCAGGGCTGGACGCTGGACCGGCTGCCCGCCGTGGACCGCGCCATTCTGCGGGTCGCGGTGTGGGAGCTGCTCTACGCCGACGACGTGCCGGAGCCGGTCGCCGTCGACGAGGCCGTCCAGCTGGCCAAGGAGCTGTCCACGGACGACTCACCGGGTTTCGTCAACGGGGTGCTCGGCCACGTCATGCTGGTGACACCGCAGATCAGGGCCGCCGCCCAGGCGGTCCGCGGCGCGGTGGGTTCCGACACCACACCGGAGGACCACGGACCGCAACCATGA
- a CDS encoding aminotransferase class I/II-fold pyridoxal phosphate-dependent enzyme has product MIRYSTQPRRLRVSALAAVANPSYARVDTWNLLDDACRHLAEVDLAGLDKTHDVARVKRLMDRIGAYERYWLYPGAENLAIFRAHLESLSTVRLTEEVSLAVRLLSEYGDRAGLFDTSAPLDDQELVAQAKQQHFYTVLLADDAPGTAPDSLAECLRALRCASDDVQFEILVVPSVEDAITAVALNGEIQAAIIRDDLPLRSRDRLPLMNTLLGPNEDADGVIPDRANDWVECGEWIRELRPHIDLYLLTDESIAAGDDTEPDVYDRTFYRLNDVTDLHSTVLAGLRNRYATPFFDALRAYAAAPVGQFHALPVARGASIFNSRSLQDMGEFYGRNIFMAETSTTSGGLDSLLDPHGNIKKAMDKAAKTWNADHTYFVTNGTSTANKIVVQSLTRPGDIVLIDRNCHKSHHYGLVLAGAYPLYLDAYPLPQFAIYGAVSLRTIKQTLLDLEAAGQLHRVRMLLLTNCTFDGVVYNPLQVMQEVLAIKPDICFLWDEAWYAFATAVPWARQRTAMVSAERLEQMLASPEYAAEYRKWAATMDGVDRSEWIERELMPDPATARVRVYATHSTHKSLSALRQASMIHVRDQDFNALTRDSFAEAFLTHTSTSPNQQLLASLDLARRQVDIEGFQLVRQVYDMALVFRHRVRKDRLISKWFRILDESDLVPEEFRESSVSSYREVRQGALAEWNEAWRSDQFVLDATRVTLFVGATGMNGYDFREKILMERFGIQINKTSINSVLLIFTIGVTWSSVHYLLDVLRRVATDFDRIEKAASVADRALQERHVEEITEDLPHLPDFSEFDVAFRPVDECNFGDMRSAFYAGYEESDREHVLIGMAGRRLAEGKTLVSTTFVVPYPPGFPVLVPGQVVSKEIVYFLAQLDVKEIHGYNPDLGLSVFTETALARMEAQRNAAMAAVGSVTAAFELPADASATNGARNNGADDAPAVPSVADSG; this is encoded by the coding sequence ATGATTCGATACAGCACCCAGCCGCGACGACTACGAGTGTCCGCACTGGCGGCCGTCGCCAACCCGTCCTACGCCCGCGTCGACACCTGGAACCTGCTGGACGACGCCTGCCGTCACCTCGCCGAGGTGGACCTCGCCGGACTGGACAAGACCCACGACGTGGCGCGGGTGAAGCGCCTGATGGATCGCATCGGCGCTTACGAGCGGTACTGGCTGTACCCCGGTGCGGAGAACCTGGCGATCTTCCGGGCCCACCTGGAGAGCCTGTCCACGGTGCGGCTCACCGAGGAGGTCTCGCTGGCCGTGCGGTTGTTGAGTGAATATGGTGACCGCGCAGGGCTTTTCGACACCTCCGCGCCGCTGGACGACCAGGAGCTGGTCGCCCAGGCCAAGCAGCAGCACTTCTACACGGTGCTGCTCGCCGACGACGCCCCGGGCACCGCCCCGGACAGCCTGGCCGAGTGCCTGCGCGCGCTGCGCTGCGCGTCCGACGACGTACAGTTCGAGATCCTGGTGGTGCCCAGCGTCGAGGACGCGATCACCGCGGTGGCGCTGAACGGCGAGATTCAGGCCGCGATCATTCGCGACGACCTGCCGCTGCGTTCCCGGGACCGGCTGCCGCTGATGAACACACTGCTGGGGCCCAACGAGGATGCGGACGGGGTCATTCCGGATCGGGCCAACGACTGGGTGGAGTGCGGCGAGTGGATCAGGGAGCTGCGGCCCCACATCGACCTGTATCTGCTGACCGACGAGTCGATCGCGGCCGGCGATGACACCGAGCCCGACGTCTACGACCGCACGTTCTACCGGCTCAACGACGTCACCGACCTGCACAGCACGGTGCTTGCCGGGCTGCGAAACCGCTACGCCACACCGTTTTTCGACGCGCTGCGCGCGTATGCCGCCGCGCCGGTAGGCCAGTTCCACGCCCTGCCCGTCGCGCGCGGCGCCAGCATCTTCAACTCCAGGTCGCTGCAGGACATGGGGGAGTTCTACGGCCGCAACATCTTCATGGCCGAAACGTCCACCACCTCCGGCGGCCTCGACTCGCTGCTGGATCCGCACGGCAACATCAAGAAGGCGATGGACAAGGCCGCCAAGACGTGGAACGCGGACCACACCTACTTCGTCACCAACGGGACGTCGACCGCCAACAAGATCGTCGTGCAGTCGCTGACCCGGCCGGGCGACATCGTGCTGATCGACCGCAACTGCCACAAGTCGCACCACTACGGCCTGGTGCTGGCGGGCGCCTATCCGCTGTACCTGGACGCCTATCCGCTGCCGCAGTTCGCGATCTACGGCGCGGTGTCGCTGCGCACCATCAAGCAGACGCTGCTGGACCTGGAGGCGGCCGGACAGCTGCACCGGGTGCGCATGCTGCTGCTCACCAACTGCACCTTCGACGGCGTGGTCTACAACCCGCTGCAGGTCATGCAGGAGGTGCTGGCGATCAAGCCGGACATCTGCTTCTTGTGGGACGAGGCGTGGTACGCGTTCGCCACGGCCGTGCCGTGGGCCCGGCAGCGGACCGCCATGGTGTCCGCCGAGCGCCTGGAGCAGATGCTGGCCTCGCCGGAATACGCTGCGGAATACCGGAAGTGGGCCGCCACCATGGACGGGGTCGACCGGTCGGAGTGGATCGAGCGCGAGCTGATGCCCGACCCGGCCACCGCCCGGGTGCGCGTCTATGCCACGCACTCCACGCACAAGTCGCTCTCGGCGCTGCGGCAGGCGTCGATGATCCACGTGCGGGACCAGGATTTCAACGCGCTGACCCGGGATTCCTTCGCTGAGGCGTTCCTGACGCACACGTCGACCTCGCCGAATCAGCAGCTGCTGGCGTCACTGGACCTGGCCCGCCGGCAGGTCGACATCGAGGGCTTCCAACTGGTCCGGCAGGTCTACGACATGGCGCTGGTCTTCCGGCACCGGGTGCGCAAAGACCGGCTGATCAGCAAATGGTTCCGCATCCTCGACGAATCCGACCTGGTGCCAGAGGAATTCCGGGAGTCCTCGGTGAGTTCCTACCGCGAGGTCAGGCAGGGGGCGCTGGCCGAGTGGAACGAGGCCTGGCGCTCCGACCAGTTCGTGCTGGACGCGACGAGGGTGACCTTGTTCGTGGGGGCCACCGGGATGAACGGCTACGACTTCCGCGAAAAGATCCTGATGGAGCGGTTCGGCATCCAGATCAACAAGACGTCGATCAACAGCGTGCTGCTGATCTTCACGATCGGCGTCACCTGGTCCAGCGTGCATTACCTTCTCGACGTGTTGCGAAGGGTGGCAACCGATTTCGACCGCATCGAGAAGGCGGCCAGCGTCGCAGACCGGGCGCTGCAGGAGCGTCACGTCGAGGAGATCACCGAGGATCTGCCGCATCTGCCCGACTTCAGCGAATTCGACGTGGCGTTCCGGCCCGTCGACGAGTGCAACTTCGGCGACATGCGCTCGGCGTTCTACGCCGGCTACGAGGAGTCCGACCGCGAACACGTGCTGATCGGCATGGCCGGGCGGCGACTGGCCGAGGGCAAGACCCTGGTGTCGACGACCTTCGTGGTGCCCTACCCGCCGGGCTTCCCGGTGCTGGTCCCGGGCCAGGTGGTCTCCAAGGAGATCGTCTACTTCCTGGCCCAGCTCGACGTCAAGGAAATCCACGGGTACAACCCCGATCTCGGGCTGTCGGTCTTCACCGAGACCGCGCTGGCCCGCATGGAGGCGCAACGCAACGCAGCGATGGCGGCGGTGGGCTCGGTGACGGCGGCCTTCGAGCTGCCGGCGGACGCATCGGCGACCAACGGCGCGCGCAACAACGGCGCCGACGACGCCCCGGCCGTTCCGTCGGTCGCGGACAGCGGCTGA
- a CDS encoding sensor histidine kinase — MRTSGVWPFRRGGRAGWWRLGHLGISARSAAVSAIVVLCALSVAGAGLDAILYRTLLTGVDYAAAERVRDITKALQFDSPEDLDNHLLTTDQRVVAAQLLGPDGNVVKRSDSAPKTPLVPASQFDFKLRRGLPDDAVAGDDMRVSGQKVATRSGVYTVLVGGGSEAVEATARTLAILLACSAPVIVGVVAAATYWLVRRSLQSVDAIRTRVADISTSDLAERVPVPDSNDEIAALAVTMNEMLSRLEAGHRAQQRFVGDASHELRSPLATIISGLEVAEAHPDLLDADLAVNTLLPEAQRMHTLIEDLLLLARADEQTLLRRTEQVALDDLARAEADRARRGTPCVVHTDVRPVYLEADPIAMSRMIRNLVENAVRHAVSCVSIEVGGRDGAAVLTVSDDGPGIAPADRDRVFERFVRLDSDRARSGGGTGLGLAIVAEVVAAHGGTVVIDAPPSGGTRMTVTLPVSQHSNR, encoded by the coding sequence GTGCGAACATCCGGTGTCTGGCCATTCCGGCGAGGCGGGCGAGCGGGTTGGTGGCGCCTCGGGCACCTGGGCATCTCGGCCCGCTCGGCGGCCGTGTCGGCGATCGTCGTGCTGTGTGCGCTCAGCGTGGCCGGCGCCGGTCTGGACGCGATCCTGTACCGCACGTTGCTGACTGGCGTGGATTACGCCGCGGCCGAACGGGTCCGCGACATCACCAAGGCGCTGCAGTTCGATTCGCCCGAGGATCTCGACAACCATTTGCTGACCACCGACCAGCGGGTGGTGGCAGCCCAACTGCTCGGCCCGGATGGCAACGTGGTCAAGCGATCCGACTCCGCCCCCAAGACGCCGCTGGTTCCGGCCAGCCAGTTCGACTTCAAGCTGCGGCGCGGCCTGCCCGACGACGCGGTGGCCGGTGACGACATGCGCGTCAGTGGCCAGAAAGTCGCGACCCGGTCCGGGGTGTACACGGTGCTGGTGGGCGGAGGCAGCGAGGCGGTCGAGGCCACCGCGCGGACCCTGGCGATTCTGTTGGCCTGCAGCGCACCGGTGATCGTCGGCGTGGTGGCGGCGGCGACCTATTGGCTGGTGCGCCGCTCGCTGCAGTCGGTGGACGCGATCCGCACCAGGGTGGCCGACATCTCGACGTCGGATCTGGCCGAGCGGGTACCGGTGCCGGACAGCAACGACGAGATCGCGGCCCTGGCCGTCACGATGAACGAGATGCTCTCCCGGCTGGAAGCGGGTCACCGTGCGCAGCAACGCTTTGTCGGCGACGCGTCGCACGAATTGCGCAGCCCGCTGGCCACCATCATCTCCGGGCTGGAAGTGGCCGAGGCCCATCCCGATCTGCTCGACGCCGACCTGGCGGTCAACACGCTGCTGCCCGAGGCGCAGCGCATGCACACCCTGATCGAGGACCTGCTGCTGCTGGCCCGCGCCGACGAGCAGACGCTGCTGCGGCGCACGGAGCAGGTGGCGCTCGACGACCTCGCACGCGCGGAAGCCGACCGCGCGCGCCGCGGCACGCCATGCGTGGTGCATACCGATGTGCGTCCGGTGTACCTGGAGGCCGACCCGATAGCCATGTCGAGGATGATCCGTAATCTGGTGGAAAACGCTGTCCGCCACGCGGTTTCATGCGTATCCATCGAAGTCGGCGGCCGGGACGGGGCGGCGGTCCTCACCGTCAGCGACGACGGCCCGGGCATAGCCCCCGCCGACAGGGACCGCGTGTTCGAACGCTTCGTGCGCCTGGATTCCGACCGGGCCCGCAGCGGGGGAGGGACGGGCCTCGGCCTGGCGATCGTCGCCGAGGTAGTTGCCGCGCACGGGGGCACGGTCGTCATCGACGCACCGCCCTCCGGCGGAACCCGGATGACCGTGACGTTGCCGGTCTCTCAGCACAGCAATCGGTAA
- a CDS encoding response regulator transcription factor, whose product MRVLLVEDEPRLSATVVRGLKAEGFVVMAVGNGVDGLREATENGFDVIILDIMLPGLSGYEVLRRLRSHNVWTPVLMLTAKDGEYDETDAFDLGADDYLTKPFSFRVLVARLRALIRRGAPARPVVLKAGTLTLDPARHTVKRGSTPIALTPREYGVLEFLMRNKDVVVTKAEILQNVWDAHFHGPDNVVEVYVGYLRRKIDVPFGTNTIETIRGVGYRLLC is encoded by the coding sequence ATGAGAGTCCTGCTCGTCGAGGATGAACCGCGGCTGTCCGCCACCGTGGTCCGGGGGCTCAAGGCGGAGGGGTTCGTCGTGATGGCCGTCGGCAACGGCGTCGACGGCCTGCGGGAGGCCACCGAAAACGGTTTCGACGTAATCATTCTCGACATCATGCTGCCCGGCCTCAGCGGCTATGAGGTGTTGCGCCGGCTGCGGTCGCACAACGTGTGGACGCCGGTGCTCATGCTGACCGCCAAGGACGGTGAGTACGACGAAACCGACGCCTTCGATCTGGGCGCGGACGACTATCTGACCAAGCCGTTCTCGTTCCGGGTGCTGGTGGCGCGGTTGCGGGCGTTGATCCGTCGCGGCGCGCCGGCGCGCCCGGTGGTGCTGAAAGCCGGGACGCTGACGCTGGATCCGGCCCGGCACACGGTCAAACGGGGTTCGACGCCGATCGCGCTGACGCCGCGCGAGTACGGGGTGCTCGAATTCCTGATGCGCAATAAGGACGTGGTGGTGACAAAGGCCGAGATACTGCAGAACGTCTGGGACGCGCATTTTCACGGCCCCGACAACGTCGTCGAGGTCTACGTGGGATATCTGCGGCGCAAGATCGATGTCCCCTTCGGCACCAACACCATCGAGACGATTCGGGGCGTCGGTTACCGATTGCTGTGCTGA
- a CDS encoding COG4705 family protein: protein MTDVSKHALTKVPAVTLGFWVIKVLATTLGETGGDTVTMTLNWGYAAGVAIFGVALVALVAAQILAKRFHAALYWATIVASTTFGTVLADFADRSLGIGYTGGSLLLLACLLATLGLWRWSQGTVSVSTVATPKVEAFYWATITFSQTLGTALGDWLADTRDFGYERGALVFAVGLAVVAALYFWTSISRVALFWLAFILTRPLGATVGDFIDKPVADGGLAWSRPLASAVLAALIAVLIAVIPQRPGRHPGRPKDDAAEHHPETGVQQPDQDPR from the coding sequence ATGACGGACGTTTCGAAGCACGCGCTGACCAAGGTGCCGGCGGTCACCCTGGGGTTCTGGGTCATCAAGGTCTTGGCGACGACGTTGGGCGAGACCGGCGGCGACACCGTCACGATGACGCTGAATTGGGGCTACGCCGCCGGGGTCGCGATTTTCGGCGTCGCGCTGGTGGCGCTGGTGGCGGCGCAGATCCTCGCCAAGCGGTTCCATGCGGCGCTCTACTGGGCGACGATCGTGGCCTCGACGACGTTCGGCACCGTGCTGGCCGATTTCGCGGACCGATCGCTGGGCATCGGCTACACGGGCGGGTCGCTGCTGCTGCTGGCGTGCCTGCTGGCCACGCTGGGACTCTGGCGCTGGTCGCAGGGCACCGTATCGGTCAGCACCGTCGCCACGCCCAAGGTGGAGGCCTTCTACTGGGCCACCATCACGTTCTCCCAGACGCTGGGCACCGCGCTCGGCGATTGGCTGGCCGACACACGCGATTTCGGTTACGAACGCGGCGCGCTGGTTTTCGCGGTGGGCCTCGCGGTGGTGGCGGCCCTGTACTTCTGGACCTCGATCTCCCGCGTCGCCTTGTTCTGGCTGGCGTTCATCCTCACCAGGCCGCTGGGCGCGACCGTCGGTGACTTCATCGACAAGCCCGTCGCCGACGGCGGCCTGGCGTGGAGCCGCCCGCTCGCCTCGGCGGTGCTCGCGGCGCTGATCGCGGTGTTGATCGCCGTCATACCGCAGCGGCCCGGTCGGCACCCCGGCCGGCCCAAAGACGATGCGGCCGAACATCATCCCGAAACCGGCGTCCAGCAACCGGATCAGGATCCACGCTGA
- a CDS encoding GntR family transcriptional regulator: MTPVAQPVPIAGPRADRARRVADVLRQQIHSDAYPDGLPAELELAAEFSVSRNTIREALTVLKHEGLIDRGPKVGTHVAQRKYDHGLDALLGLKETFKDLGEVRNEVRAAMAVTAPPSVARRLRLQPGEQAVFIERLRYLGDLPLSLDLTYLAPDIGREVLTHPLESNDLFALIEEVSGQRLGSAALALEAIPADAHSAATLQVPDGAALLMLERLTSLADGTPVDLEYIRMRGDRITMRGNLVRAEPMRSNP; this comes from the coding sequence GTGACTCCCGTGGCGCAACCAGTACCCATCGCAGGACCCCGGGCCGACCGCGCCCGCCGGGTCGCCGACGTGCTGCGCCAGCAGATCCACTCCGACGCCTACCCGGATGGCCTGCCCGCCGAGCTGGAGTTGGCCGCCGAATTCTCGGTATCCCGCAACACCATTCGCGAGGCGCTGACCGTCCTCAAGCACGAGGGGCTGATCGACCGCGGCCCCAAGGTCGGCACGCACGTCGCGCAGCGCAAGTACGACCACGGGCTCGACGCGCTGCTGGGTCTGAAGGAGACCTTCAAGGACCTCGGCGAGGTCCGCAACGAGGTGCGCGCCGCGATGGCGGTCACCGCGCCGCCGTCGGTGGCCCGCCGGTTGCGGCTGCAACCGGGCGAGCAGGCGGTGTTCATCGAGCGGCTGCGGTACCTGGGGGACCTGCCGCTCAGCCTCGACCTGACCTACCTCGCCCCGGACATCGGCCGCGAGGTGCTGACCCACCCGCTGGAGAGCAACGACCTGTTCGCGCTCATCGAGGAGGTGAGCGGGCAACGGCTGGGGTCGGCGGCGCTGGCGCTGGAGGCCATTCCCGCCGACGCGCACTCGGCCGCCACGCTGCAGGTGCCCGACGGCGCGGCCCTGCTGATGCTGGAGCGGCTCACCAGCCTCGCCGACGGCACGCCCGTCGACCTGGAATACATCCGGATGCGGGGCGACCGAATCACCATGCGGGGCAATCTCGTTAGGGCCGAGCCGATGAGGAGCAACCCATGA
- a CDS encoding 4Fe-4S dicluster domain-containing protein, producing MTLINNNRADVPVTIDESLCIDGCTLCVEVCPLDALAIDPDTGKAFMHVDECWYCGPCAARCPTGAVTVNMPYLLR from the coding sequence ATGACGCTGATCAACAACAACCGCGCCGACGTGCCCGTCACGATCGACGAGTCGCTGTGCATCGACGGTTGCACGTTGTGCGTGGAGGTCTGTCCGCTCGACGCGCTGGCCATCGACCCCGACACCGGCAAGGCCTTCATGCATGTCGACGAGTGTTGGTACTGCGGCCCCTGCGCGGCCCGCTGTCCGACCGGCGCCGTCACGGTCAACATGCCCTATCTCCTTCGCTGA
- a CDS encoding ABC transporter substrate-binding protein, giving the protein MKRRAVRLASVVIAIAALTTGCSLESLSQSSGVVNVVVGYQSKTINTVTAGTLLRAQGYLERRLADITNRTGTKYAVRWQDYDTGAPITAQMLAEKIDIGSMGDYPMLINGSKTQANPLAKTEIVSITGYNPKGALNMVVVAPGSSATTLRDLAGSKVSASVGSAGHGTLMRALDRAGINGVEVLNQQPQVGASALESGQVQGLSQFVAWPGLLVYQGKAKLLYDGAELNLPTLHGVVVRRSYAASHPEVLGAFLQAQLDATDFLNRKPLEAARIVAQGSGLPQEVVYLYNGPGGTSFDTTLKPSLVEALKNDVPYLKSIGDFADLDVSGFVQDGPLRSVFGARGLNYDAARAATANPSALRGDPALASELWLDGSDSTQTVANPTGLLRAVREATARGAKIRAAYVPDAELGTRWFADKAVWVRDGQNYLPFGTPAGAHRYLAAHPGGAVVNYQQALGGSV; this is encoded by the coding sequence ATGAAACGACGCGCCGTCCGGCTGGCGTCGGTGGTGATCGCGATCGCCGCGCTCACCACCGGCTGCTCACTGGAATCCCTGTCGCAGTCCTCCGGTGTGGTCAACGTGGTGGTGGGATATCAGTCCAAGACCATCAACACCGTCACCGCCGGCACGCTGCTGCGCGCGCAGGGCTACCTGGAGCGCCGGCTGGCCGACATCACCAACCGCACCGGCACCAAATACGCGGTGCGGTGGCAGGATTACGACACCGGCGCGCCGATCACCGCGCAGATGCTCGCCGAGAAGATCGACATCGGCTCGATGGGCGACTATCCGATGCTGATCAACGGTTCCAAGACGCAGGCCAACCCGCTGGCGAAAACCGAGATCGTCTCCATCACCGGCTACAACCCCAAGGGCGCGCTGAACATGGTGGTAGTGGCGCCCGGTTCGTCGGCGACCACGCTGCGCGACCTGGCCGGCTCGAAGGTGTCGGCGAGTGTGGGGTCGGCCGGTCACGGCACGTTGATGCGGGCGCTGGACCGGGCCGGGATCAACGGTGTGGAAGTGCTCAACCAGCAACCGCAGGTGGGCGCCTCCGCGTTGGAATCTGGTCAGGTGCAGGGCCTTTCGCAGTTCGTCGCCTGGCCGGGGCTGCTGGTGTACCAGGGCAAGGCCAAACTGCTCTATGACGGGGCCGAGCTGAACCTGCCCACCCTGCACGGGGTGGTGGTGCGGCGCTCGTACGCGGCGTCGCATCCGGAGGTGCTGGGCGCCTTCCTGCAGGCCCAACTGGACGCCACCGATTTCCTGAATCGCAAGCCGCTGGAGGCCGCCCGGATCGTCGCCCAGGGCAGCGGACTGCCGCAGGAAGTCGTGTACCTCTACAACGGCCCCGGTGGCACGTCGTTCGACACGACGCTCAAACCGTCCCTGGTCGAGGCGTTGAAAAACGATGTGCCGTACCTGAAGTCGATCGGCGACTTCGCCGACCTGGACGTGTCCGGCTTCGTCCAGGACGGGCCGCTGCGCAGCGTGTTCGGCGCCCGCGGCCTGAACTACGACGCGGCGCGCGCGGCCACCGCCAACCCGTCCGCGCTGCGCGGGGATCCCGCGCTGGCCAGCGAATTATGGCTGGACGGTTCGGATTCCACGCAAACGGTCGCCAACCCCACCGGGCTGCTCCGGGCGGTTCGCGAGGCGACCGCCCGCGGCGCCAAGATCCGGGCCGCCTATGTTCCGGACGCGGAGCTGGGCACCCGGTGGTTCGCCGACAAGGCGGTCTGGGTGCGGGACGGCCAGAACTACCTGCCGTTCGGGACACCGGCCGGCGCGCATCGCTATCTCGCCGCGCACCCGGGCGGCGCCGTCGTCAATTACCAGCAGGCCCTTGGAGGTTCGGTATGA
- a CDS encoding ABC transporter permease, with the protein MTAYLTGDPAAPVSAQVVDAAPAAATPRRAGSPWQWRLLRLASVAAAIGLWQALTADKVRLLLRFDTLPTVTEIVHALGRRLGTSEYWLDLAQSLIRILTGFGLAAVVGVATGVLLGRSRLFANTFGPLTELVRPVPAIAIVPVAILLFPTDEAGIVFITFLAAYFPILVSTRHAVRALPTLWEDSVRTLGGGRWDVLRQVVLPGILPGVFGGLSVGMGVAWICVISAEMISGRLGIGYRTWQDYTVLAYPQVFVGIITIGVLGFATAAAVEVVGRRVTGWLPRAEEEQR; encoded by the coding sequence ATGACCGCTTATCTCACCGGCGACCCGGCAGCCCCGGTGTCGGCGCAAGTCGTCGACGCGGCCCCGGCGGCGGCCACCCCGCGCCGCGCGGGCTCGCCATGGCAGTGGCGGCTGCTGCGGCTCGCCTCGGTCGCCGCCGCGATCGGGCTGTGGCAGGCGCTCACCGCCGACAAGGTGCGGCTGCTGCTGCGCTTCGACACGCTGCCCACCGTCACCGAGATCGTGCACGCGCTGGGGCGCCGGCTGGGCACCTCCGAGTACTGGCTCGACCTGGCGCAGTCGCTGATCCGCATCCTCACCGGCTTCGGACTGGCCGCCGTGGTCGGGGTCGCGACGGGGGTGCTGCTGGGACGTTCCCGCTTGTTCGCCAACACCTTCGGCCCGTTGACGGAGTTGGTCAGACCCGTTCCGGCCATCGCAATCGTGCCGGTGGCGATCCTGCTGTTCCCGACCGACGAGGCGGGCATCGTGTTCATCACCTTCCTCGCCGCGTACTTCCCGATCCTGGTCAGCACCCGGCACGCGGTCCGGGCGCTACCCACGCTGTGGGAGGACTCGGTGCGCACCCTGGGCGGCGGCCGGTGGGACGTGCTCAGGCAGGTGGTGTTGCCGGGCATCCTGCCCGGAGTGTTCGGCGGCCTGTCGGTCGGTATGGGCGTGGCGTGGATCTGCGTGATCTCCGCCGAGATGATCTCTGGTCGACTCGGCATCGGCTATCGCACCTGGCAGGACTACACCGTGCTGGCCTACCCCCAGGTGTTCGTCGGCATCATCACCATCGGCGTGCTGGGTTTCGCGACGGCGGCGGCCGTCGAGGTCGTGGGTCGCCGGGTCACCGGCTGGCTGCCGCGCGCGGAGGAGGAGCAGCGATGA